The Myxococcota bacterium genomic sequence CGCGGGCTTCGCCCTGGCGCGCAAGCAGGGCAAGCTGCCCTGGCAGACACGGCGCGAGAGCTACGAGCTCGAGTACGGCTCGGCCGAGATCGAGATGCACAGTGACGCCGTGCAGCCTGGCCAGCGCGTGCTCTTGATCGACGACGTGATCGCCACCGGCGGCACCGCCGCCGCGACGGCGCGCCTGGTGCGCGCGCTCGGCGGCGAGGTGGTGGCGGCGGGCTTCCTGATCGAGCTCGGCTTCCTCGAGGGCCGCAAGGCGCTCGAAGGCCTTCCCGTGGAGGCCGTGCTTCGGTTCTGACGAGCGCCTGGACAGGCGCGACACGGGCCCTACATCGCGGCACGCGCGATGCCGAATCTCTGTGGGGGTGCGCGGTCCACGGCTCGACCTGCGCACGGCAGAGAGGTCCGGTGGCGCGAGTCCTCATCATCGACGATTCCGCGGGCAGCGCGCGCGGGCTGCAGGAGTGTCTCGCGACCAGCGGTGTCGAGCTGTGCGTGATTCCCTGGTCGGAGAGCGCCTCGCTCGCCGCGGCGGAGTTCGCGCCCGCGCTGGTCGTGCTGTGTCTCGCTTCCAGCACGGGACACGGCGCGGCGCGCTGCGCGGCGCTGCGCGCGGAGCCGGCGCTCGATGGCGTGCCGCTGCTCGTGAGCGGCGGCGCGCTCGAGCAGGACGAGCTCGCGCGCTGTCTCGAGCTGGGCGCCGACGACGCGCTCGTGCTGC encodes the following:
- a CDS encoding adenine phosphoribosyltransferase, encoding MTTPSDVAKLAAHIRDVPDFPRAGILFKDISPLLQDPESLRVACRAMAAPFASRQIDLVVAIESRGFIFGAPVAIALGAGFALARKQGKLPWQTRRESYELEYGSAEIEMHSDAVQPGQRVLLIDDVIATGGTAAATARLVRALGGEVVAAGFLIELGFLEGRKALEGLPVEAVLRF